The genomic window ATACTGTCCCAGTATGTCTGAAACCCAGGGTCAAGTCGAGGGAATGGCAGGGTTTAGTCCAAAAAACGTCAACAAATGCGAACTATACGTGTAACTCCCCTGAATATATGGGGATATGTCAAACTCCCCTGAATTCCTGAAAATCCAGTAGTCACTGCTCAGAAtgtactgactgactgactgactgactgaaacaAAAACTATAAGCCTGAGATAGGACCATGTGTTCCCAAAGATCTATTACTGTACTATTATCATGTTGTAGGCCTGtcacattctcccaaaagaagACCATGACGTTTGATTCTCTTCTCCATTAAAACTCATGCAGCAGAATTTGTAATAATGATCATCATTACCATTTAAATGAAGAGCTCGTGAGCTGATCAATCAACACGCACGCAGCAAATATTCACTGCGTTGATATCAGACATTGCAGTCTTTTAGGATATCAGACCATCGCCTTGATAAACAGCTGCTTTTATGCATAAGAGATGATGGAAAATGGCATGCACGTGCCACAACTATGAACAATACATATCCATATTTCTCTCGTGCGCCCTTTTGCAGGCGGGTCAGGGCCAGCATTAAGGACGGATTACTGCACACTCGGGTGAGCCAGCGcgttggataataataataataacaataataataataataataataataataataataaccagaGGAAGAAGGACAACAACTGAATAAGCCAGGACTGGTTAAGATAGATTTGTATGTAGAGTGAATTACTAAACTGATGCACTGCAATCAATTTCGCTTCGACGCAGGTTGGCAAAACGGAGCGGCGCGCGCCGCATGCATGCACGACTCCTGTAAAAATGGGCGGACCGCTGACGGACACAGCTAGGAAACATTAACACAGACTCCTGACACACCTGCTGATTACTCATGCACACATGTTTAAAGATTTCTGACCCTCCACACAGCCCTGTCATGATGCATTTCTCGAAAGATAGTTGGCACGTACCCAGAGCTCGGTGCCCCAGCTGCAGCTCAGGGATTCGGGGCAATTCCTCCTCGATAATCCTCTGCTCGAATGCATGGCTACTTCGGAATAGATcactaatctgtttttttttaatgactgatCCTGGGGTTTAAAAAGAAAGTACCGTCAAGGATGTAAACCTCGATCGGTGATAAGAGGTCCGTTTTCACCTCCGCATGCTGTCAGTTGCAGGCGATCAGCCtcggcctctctctctctctctctctctctctctctcagcacccTGCATTCATTCAGTCAGCCGCTTGGGACAGCACACACAGCCCGGGATGATGCTGATCGGGTTAAATAACACAACCTAGTCCAGCAAAAATAATTAGATATAGTCTTAAGCACCaatttaaatatgcaaatatgtttagcttattatttttttaatcacatttcgcggctttgttttctttttctttttaatttaggCAATTATTATAGGATTGGATTATCATTGAGTTATGTTAAggaataacattaaataatgagAATTATTTCAGTTATTTCACGTGTGTTTTAAATGGTTGTATTCAGTCCACGCACTGCATATAACGTTATACagacacaaatataaatagaaGATTCCCTATCGAGCCATGCCTTTATTTTGACAACAAGTATGGTTCTATTCCAAATGGATTTCAGTTGGAAGCAAAGTCCACTATATGAAGGCTGGAAACCTTTGATTCTATACCCTGTGTAGTGCGCGTATATGTGTAACAGCGCGCAATTTGGAAAGCATCccaaaaaaagaggaaagattTCATGAGGCTGAAGTGAACTTCCTGTTGGCAACCAGCAACAGTTTTTCGGTTTCtaggcagtttttttttaggatGAAGCAGAATTTTTAAAGCTAAATTTGTTAATTACTgtatttatatcatataaaacaTATTACATTTTCGATAAAATAATTAGAAATACTACAAATAtgtaaactatttttttttagccgTAGCTAGTTGGAATAACACGGTTGCCTCGCAACAGTCGTGTTTGTTAAGAAGCTAACGGGTTAGCAAGAAGACGAATGGGATTTGTTTATGCGGAACGTTTttcgaataaagaattaaaaataaatagataaataaaaatgagtgaACAACTTAAGTTAATTGtagaacagctgaatcgagagCCATTCAAGAAGAACTTTAACTTAATCACGTTTGACTCTCTGGAGCCGATGCAGCTGCTGCAGGTTCTCAATGATGTTTTGGCCGAAATTGACCCTAAGGTGAGAGAGACAGCTTCAGATTTCACGGGTTTTGAGTCAGATTACCTGATAATCTAATTCCTGATAACTATGTGTAAGTTAACTATGATCCCAGGGCAGTGcaaattaaaattcaaattaaaaaatatgaaagatttaaatgctGTCTttactatagaaaaaaaaaagtaagaccTGAAGGAAGTCAGACATTATGAGCCTCTCATACATAGAGAGACATACaggtgcaatcaaaattatttcaacccccattgcaaatcaggtttattgtcaaaattgacagaccTTCagctgaacaaaaacaaaagcaattgaattgaattcaacacaatgaatgcttcaagtggtttcccaaaaTTCACCTGAAAATGcgacttataatgacttctccagtctcaaaattatttaataagtctgtcaattttgacaacaaacctgatttgcaatgtgggttgaataatttttagtaAGGCTGGAGCTGCGTTATTTCTCATGGCATGCAGTCATACCCataatgcaaaaagaaaaaaacaatagaccTCTATAATGCCCCATTTTCCTCCCTaattaaatacaatacaatatatgtACAATAACAGCTTTtctctggtcagggtcacagtggatccggagtatatcccgggaacactgggcgtcATATGGGATGGGACGCCAGTACCTCAcggggcaccatacacacattccCACGCACATTTCCACAGCCTTCAGACAGACAGCAACTCGAGCTCAGGGTCGAACCAGAGAGCCTTgtgctgtgaggtggcaatgctatcTACTGTACCACTCCAATAAAATATCAAcaatttataaaaacatttacagcaaGCGTTGTCAAACGTTTCACAACCAGGGTCtcttttaactgtaaaataaataaataaataaaaactccacGGACCCCTTCACTACAGATTTACAGGTCTACATGTTAATTGCTTGTTCTCTCCCATGTATTTATTGTCTTATATTTCAGCAAGCACTTGACATCCGAGAGGAAATGCCTGAGCAGACGGTCAAAAGGATGTTCACTTTGTTGGGGATGCTGAAATACAAACCGCCTGGTGGCTTTTCTGATgtgtaagtttaaaaaaaaaaagtgaaacagaaCGGGTGTTAAAGTGGCAATGGATAAACATTTATCAGTATCACAGGACAGCTGAATTctctgatctgattggtcagaagatgttgattcatttctatagctcttttttttaattttttaaaaaaaaaatttttttttttaaaagtttaacgTTAATGTGGTGTTTTCTACGAGGTGACTTTTATTTAGCatgtttggaaggagtctccagtgttagtactttgtaacagtcaggggtTCCTTGACGTTTtcagacacaggaaagtcttatGGAAGAAGGAGTTTAAGCTTTATGGTTTTTCAGTAagatgacaagctgcattttttctCCTGTTAACATCAAgtgagagaggctggtgagggaatgaatgtttatagctgctataatgtaagtgacaacaggaactaacttgtttagtggacgttccacaacattaaatgtaactataaatgtataaaaagtatAACGGGcggttctttaataaataaataaattaattaattaatagtgcTGGCagaattgctgtggtgtaaaggaaataaaatgctTTGGGACATGCGTTATTGGAAAATCATGTCAGGCTGCGTCACACCAcctcatcattgattattttcctataacagcatatcccATTATGTTTTAAAGACACGCTAACAGAAGATAAAGTAGTAAAGGTACATAACTCTAACATGCTAAACCGAGTAAATGTTAATAGGGACGTTTTTGCTTCTCTTATCGCTGAGCCTGAGTTTCTGCTCATCTCTGTTTCCCAGGAGCGGTTTTCGGCAGGGCCTGGTGACGGGCAGTAAGCCGGTGGTGCACCCCATCCTGTACTGGCTGCTGCAGAGAGTTCCTGAGCTGAAGAAGAGGGCCTATCTGGCTCGCTTCCTCGTCAAACTGGACGTGCCCAGCGAGTTCCTGGCTGACGAGGTCATCGCCGAGGTCTACCACCAGGTCTGTGCTCGTTTCGGAGTCAATACAGCTCgcgttacattttaaaatagaacATCTTATGCTATTGTCCGTGCAGCTTGATTGGAAAATGGATTATATCTTTCACAGTCGCATCCGATATCAATGCGGTCTAGTGATGACCCGTGATCTGTTGAACAGATCCTATATAAAGTATattgcagtttttattttattcataaagtaCATGATTCTTTTGTGATTTATTATCCATACAGTATGAAGAGGTGGTAGAAGGATTCAAGAATTACCACAAAGAGTGTGAACAACTGAGGACCTTTGGATTTTCTGCAGCTGAGATTCGACGGGTAAGAGAGTCATTTACTCTTTTCTTCATTTGCTTTGTGTTCTTACATctatacacttttttaaaaaaaatcaaacaaagggaaaaaaatgttgcactgattatacagtataacaacagtacttaatattaaaataaagcaaaccTTTCTTGACTCTAGAGAATAAAATGAACTTGTAGCTATAATAGCAACATGTTGAGATTGAGTCAGAATAAATCAATGTGACCGTTTTATTCGgacaaaaatgtgatttatttgaatttttaacGCTACAGACATCTTTTATATTTACTGGCTATCTCTCATACTAATACACATTTCAAGGTGTTGCATTTGCAAGTTTATTTCAACTAAATTTTTGAATTTCttgccaaaaaaaagaagaaaattagTAAAGCAGAGGGCACATCCCAATGTCTATTATGAAGCCATTAAATTCATCCAtattacctttttttaaaaggctGTTTTGAAACCCCTTTGCCTTTGATCTATTCAAAGAAATTGTTTTAAACAAGTTGTACGTTCCTGATGGAATTTGTTATTGCAGGACATTTCAGCTatggaggaagagaaggatCAGCTGATTAAAAGAGTGGAGCGTCTGAGAAAGCGGGTAAGAAAACCTTTGGCTTCAGACTCGTTTCAGTAGAAAAATGTCTGTCTTATAAGTAATAAATTGTGTAACTTGAGACAGATTGACATTTTATTCCTTTGTATATCCTCTACAgtctagatcaggggtgtcgaatcttatccggaaagggccggtgtgggtgcagtttttcattctaaccaagcagaagccacacctgagtctattgaaagccaagatcggTTAAACGGGTTAAagaggtggaatcaggtgtggcttgtACTCGACTGGaaagaaaacctgcacccacccACAACTGCTCTTTGAGGATAAGATtagacacccctggtctagaccagtggttttcaaagtgggggcctccagggggcgcctggggggcctcaacaatttggtatgaaaaataaataaatgtatgttttctctttctcactctcagacaaccacacacacacacacacacacacacacacacacacacacacacacacacacacaaaatcaactcctaatgtaatgtaaagatgtaattattaataaaaaaaaattatatattcagaagtctgtatttttaatgtgttttaaagacatcttgcaaaaggggggcctcggtcaaattttaatgccttttggggggccttgccctggaaaagtttgggaacccctggtctagacGATTGTGGTCAACCTTACAGAGTGTGTATTACTTCATTTGTCCACAAGGTGGAGTCTGTGTCTAACCATCAGCGCATGCTAGAGGTGGCCAGCCAGCTTCGGgtggaaaaggagagagaggaatcTCTGGCTCTTCAGAAACAAGAGCAAAAGAACCAGGTACCTGTGGGCTCCAAAACAGTTGCTTTGAGTGTTGTGACTCAGAGCGTCATGTGGAACatcgtgtatatatacactaccagtcaaaagtttagacacactctttctttattatttttttcccccacacattttgtaataataataaagtcatcaaaactctggagtaacgcaaatggaactatgggaattattttgtgataaaaaatccaaaataaatcaacaaaatttaatattttagcatcttcaaagtagatgccctttttgcctagaatttccagaaatgtattcttggcattttctcaatcgatttcttgaggaatttccctgagatgctttttaaacagtattaaaggagttcacacctacgctggactcttatcgtctgcttttcggaatatttccctccgagtcgtctgtttaaaaaaattttttttcgtaaataaaatgttagttttctaatgaaagaaatgaatacgttggtatgattatatttttgtctacaacaccaatttcacacgtttaatcatacaccttcagatcaaaaggtttttaagctcatgagaaacatttcagtcgagtgtctccaaacttttcaCCAGTAGTGTACATCTGGTACACATATAGACTAATAGCTGCACTTTTCCAAACCAAGAAGGCAAATTTAATGAATTGTGCATACATGCAGAGTGTTTGGTGTTTGTGCATTTCAGCTGTTCCAGGCTGAGCAGAGGAGGCAGAGGTGTCAGCTCCAGCTGAAAGACTTGCGACAGGCAGCAGCAGATGCCAAGCCTGAGAGTGAGTAGACCATGGAAAAAGTCCCCGTGTCCTGACAGTGCATAACAGAGGTCAAACAAACGTCACCTGCACAGGCGTCACACTAAACAGACTCTTTTAACAATGTAAAGGCTTCATATGATGTCTTTTATAGGCATCAAACGCATTGCAGCATGTGAAGAACTATGGTGTGAATTGTAATTTTCCAGATCACTAGATATTCAGCTGTTCCAGTATTTCAACagacctttttatttttgtctgtgatcatatttttttctctaaaattaTCAGAAGCATTATTTTGCAAACGAACTGTCTGCACTGCATATATAGTGTGTCATGTGGGAGTGTGCTGTGAGAGCGTAGTGCCAAAAAGGCTTCTCTTCTCTGTTACAGGCCTGGTGAAGAGACTGGAGGAGGAGATTAAGTTCAACTCCTACATGGCGTCAGATAAGGTGCCGAAAGAGCTGGAGCGCATCCGCAGCAAAGTGCACTACCTGCAGAAGGTGGCGTCCGAGCCGGCTATGGGCCACGCCGAGCTGGACGAGCTGGAGGAGAAGGTCACCTCGCAGTACATGTTTTATCGGGTCTTAGTTTAGATCTTGGCACATCACCTACTCCTTAAAGGAGCAGTTCGAGAAATGTATTGGTTCGAGAAAAAGGAATTGTATGTTAGGATTGATGACGATAATAATGTAGGTTTGACTTCagttgtatatttatatacatttctgtacatatttataccacaattctcaaatcagattggtcagaatgtgttgattaattctgtTTAATGTTAGGGTGCTGAAAatagtgccagctgtaattcaaatcacatttAGTTTCCTGTCAGGTTCATTAGCCTCGTATCTCCAGTCCATAACTAAAGAATTACAAATACCAGACATTTCTGCATGGATGATCATCTACATTTGTGGCAAAGCAGAATTTGGAGAAAAATCTAATTGGCTGGATTAAAGTTCTTTCCTAAAAATAACTGAGCACTCAAGAATATATAAGGTTGCTTATAAGATGCTGCACAGCATCCCGT from Ictalurus furcatus strain D&B chromosome 5, Billie_1.0, whole genome shotgun sequence includes these protein-coding regions:
- the ift81 gene encoding intraflagellar transport protein 81 homolog isoform X3; the encoded protein is MMFWPKLTLRVTVDPEYIPGTLGVIWDGTPVPHGAPYTHSHAHFHSLQTDSNSSSGSNQRALCCEQALDIREEMPEQTVKRMFTLLGMLKYKPPGGFSDVSGFRQGLVTGSKPVVHPILYWLLQRVPELKKRAYLARFLVKLDVPSEFLADEVIAEVYHQYEEVVEGFKNYHKECEQLRTFGFSAAEIRRDISAMEEEKDQLIKRVERLRKRVESVSNHQRMLEVASQLRVEKEREESLALQKQEQKNQLFQAEQRRQRCQLQLKDLRQAAADAKPESLVKRLEEEIKFNSYMASDKVPKELERIRSKVHYLQKVASEPAMGHAELDELEEKIKELNQMNQMMEKKMARTDPMDDNLTLYRQQASIIARKKEAKAEELQESREEITSITRELNAKSQAVGQGGVEIIRSDEFKKYVAKMRGKNIVYKKKRQEMAEMKAEFGVLQRTEEVLRQRHTAAQQHLQSLEAQRGISGFSETQEELERVSAIKSELDELKGNRLDNMSEMVKKINSAISEKKSALSPLIKELRPLRQECQEISQEYEEKKALYDTCAAGLESNRSKLEQEVRTMREETSQEENRYHQVNCMKEITEIQLQRAVDEMKIYVSSDPQTRKKSIRYPGSST